A window of the Candidatus Hydrogenedentota bacterium genome harbors these coding sequences:
- a CDS encoding thioredoxin family protein: protein MVNTYSTMMPLGTEAPDFSLPNTAGTIVSRADFKDSKALLVMFICNHCPFVKHVRSVMAELCAAYQQKGVGVVAIMSNDVDTYPADHPDKMAQEAQDGGYSFPYLYDGSQEVAKEYGAACTPDFFLFDKDKKLFYRGQMDSSRPGNNLPVTGDDLRAALDAVLNDQPAPELQKPSMGCNIKWREGNAPHYFNP, encoded by the coding sequence ATGGTAAACACTTATTCCACAATGATGCCTTTGGGCACAGAAGCCCCGGATTTTTCACTGCCCAACACAGCTGGGACAATCGTATCCCGCGCCGACTTTAAGGACAGTAAAGCCTTGTTGGTCATGTTCATTTGCAACCATTGCCCCTTTGTAAAACATGTGCGTTCTGTGATGGCAGAACTCTGTGCAGCCTATCAACAAAAGGGGGTGGGCGTGGTGGCGATTATGTCCAATGATGTTGACACCTACCCGGCAGACCATCCCGATAAGATGGCGCAAGAAGCGCAGGATGGGGGATACAGCTTTCCGTATCTCTACGATGGTTCTCAAGAGGTAGCGAAAGAATACGGTGCCGCCTGCACGCCCGATTTCTTCCTCTTCGACAAGGATAAAAAGCTCTTTTATCGGGGTCAGATGGACAGCTCCCGACCGGGAAATAATCTCCCTGTTACGGGAGATGATCTGCGAGCCGCCCTAGATGCTGTGCTCAATGATCAGCCTGCTCCTGAGCTGCAAAAACCCAGCATGGGCTGCAATATCAAATGGAGAGAGGGCAACGCGCCTCACTATTTCAATCCGTGA